Proteins co-encoded in one Arachis hypogaea cultivar Tifrunner chromosome 11, arahy.Tifrunner.gnm2.J5K5, whole genome shotgun sequence genomic window:
- the LOC114924688 gene encoding uncharacterized protein, translated as MRPKQHITAAIEKQSEQAKNNYQIHLTATIDCIRFLLRQGLTFCGNDETDDSVNQGNFLELLNFLAQHNEEIDRAFKNARENLKLIAPSIQKDIVRAAARKTTKVIVDDLGDELFAVLVDEACDISIKEQMSVCLRYVNKEGQVREHFFGLVHVSNTNALSLKLALESLLETYNLSLSRVRGQGYDGAISLFCDKHDIIVPIMDDIFVSQGRSRRKAQKISNLHHFQVEIFYQVVDRQLQELNNRFTEVNTELLLCIACLNPRHSFFAFDKEKLIQLAQFYPLEFSSTQLLALDSQLENFILDVHSDDHFSDLNGIGALSQKLVETRKNIVYPLVFLLLKLALVLPVATASVERTFSAMNVIKSRLRNRMGDEFLNDCLVTYIERETFDCIDNEKIIQSFQNMKLRRMEF; from the exons ATGAGACCAAAACAACACATCACTGCTGCTATTGAAAAACAATCTGAGCAAgctaaaaataattatcaaattcACTTGACAGCAACAATTGATTGTATTAGATTTCTTTTGCGACAAGGATTGACCTTTTGTGGTAATGATGAGACGGATGATTCTGTTAACCAAGGAAATTTTTTGGAACTTCTAAACTTTCTTGCGCAACATAATGAAGAGATTGATCGTGCTTTCAAAAATGCTCGTGAAAATCTTAAACTAATAGCACCCTCAATCCAAAAAGACATTGTAAGAGCTGCTGCAAGGAAAACGACAAAAGTCATTGTTGATGATCTTGGTGATGAATTATTTGCTGTATTGGTTGATGAAGCCTGCGACATTTCCATTAAGGAGCAAATGTCAGTTTGCTTAAGGTATGTGAACAAAGAAGGACAAGTTAGGGAGCATTTTTTTGGTCTTGTTCATGTTTCTAATACTAATGCTTTATCTCTAAAATTAGCATTGGAGTCATTATTAGAAACATATAATTTAAGTTTATCAAGAGTACGTGGACAAGGATATGATGGTGCAA TCTCACTGTTTTGTGACAAACATGATATTATTGTTCCAATCATGGATGATATATTTGTGTCACAAGGAAGATCAAGACGCAAAGctcaaaagatatcaaatttgCATCATTTTCAAGTTGAGATATTTTATCAAGTAGTTGATagacaacttcaagaactcaataATCGTTTTACAGAGGTGAATACTGAATTGCTTCTTTGCATAGCTTGTTTGAATCCAAGACACTCATTTTTTGCATTTGATAAGGAGAAGTTGATCCAGTTAGCTCAATTTTATCCATTAGAATTTTCTTCCACTCAACTTTTGGCACTTGACAGTCAACTTGAGAACTTCATACTAGATGTGCATTCTGATGATCATTTCTCGGACTTAAATGGAATTGGTGCTCTTTCTCAGAAGTTGGTTGAGACTCGAAAGAATATTGTTTATCCATTAGTGTTTCTTCTTTTAAAGTTGGCTTTAGTTTTGCCTGTAGCAACTGCATCAGTTGAAAGAACTTTTTCTGCTATGAACGTCATAAAGAGTCGACTTCGTAACCGTATGggagatgaatttttaaatgattgtttagtGACATACATAGAAAGAGAGACATTTGATTGTATTGACAATGAAAAGATTattcaatcttttcaaaatatgaaaCTTAGAAGAATGGAATtctaa